One Rhea pennata isolate bPtePen1 chromosome 3, bPtePen1.pri, whole genome shotgun sequence DNA segment encodes these proteins:
- the ID2 gene encoding DNA-binding protein inhibitor ID-2 codes for MKAFSPVRSVRKNSLSEHNLGISRSKTPVDDPMSLLYNMNDCYSKLKELVPSIPQNKKVSKMEILQHVIDYILDLQIALDSHPSIVSLHHQRPGQNPSSRTPLTTLNTDISILSLQASEFPSELMSNDSKALCG; via the exons ATGAAAGCTTTCAGTCCTGTAAGATCTGTCCGGAAAAACAGCCTCTCGGAGCACAACCTAGGCATATCCCGGAGCAAAACCCCCGTGGACGATCCTATGAGTTTGCTGTACAACATGAATGACTGCTACTCCAAACTGAAAGAGCTAGTGCCCAGCATCCCTCAGAACAAGAAAGTGAGCAAGATGGAAATCCTGCAGCACGTCATCGACTACATTCTGGACCTGCAGATCGCCCTAGATTCACATCCCAGTATTGTCAGTCTCCATCACCAGAGACCAGGACAAAATCCTTCTTCCAGAACTCCGCTGACCACCTTAAACACAGATATCAGCATCCTGTCGTTACAG GCATCTGAATTCCCCTCAGAACTAATGTCAAATGACAGCAAAGCACTTTGTGGCTAA